In the Flavisolibacter tropicus genome, one interval contains:
- a CDS encoding DUF4097 family beta strand repeat-containing protein codes for MKTSNKLLLGGLLTIMLVLLAVNVAIYARYKAGNYVPFSEKKDEEAATVKEFANARSIDIRYLTNVVVRIGDKMKVEQFGNQADKVVLSEQGGRVTIALKDSIGSRTMFDYTIVYVPENAVITAYKAYVNVEGEAGKTIRNLNFITSGGLLGIVQDKNGLQIDSLNIEAANQATIELKNAHINKMAVQLNDSELKEEKSDIQELQLKADSASRINLQYKNLSNLTNKATAHE; via the coding sequence ATGAAAACAAGTAATAAACTATTATTAGGAGGCCTGCTTACCATTATGCTGGTACTGCTAGCTGTAAATGTGGCCATATATGCACGCTACAAAGCGGGTAATTATGTGCCATTCAGCGAAAAGAAAGACGAGGAAGCGGCAACGGTGAAAGAGTTTGCTAATGCACGATCCATTGATATCCGCTATCTCACTAATGTGGTGGTACGTATTGGTGATAAAATGAAAGTAGAGCAATTTGGTAATCAAGCTGACAAAGTTGTATTAAGTGAGCAGGGGGGTAGGGTAACAATAGCCTTAAAAGATTCCATTGGCTCCAGGACCATGTTTGATTATACCATTGTATATGTGCCCGAAAATGCTGTGATCACAGCTTACAAGGCGTATGTAAACGTAGAAGGAGAAGCTGGGAAAACGATCCGCAATCTAAACTTCATAACTTCTGGCGGACTATTAGGTATTGTGCAGGATAAAAACGGGCTGCAAATTGATAGTCTGAATATAGAAGCTGCCAATCAGGCCACCATTGAATTAAAGAATGCACACATCAATAAAATGGCTGTTCAACTGAATGACTCTGAGTTAAAAGAAGAGAAATCTGACATTCAGGAATTACAATTGAAAGCCGATAGCGCCTCTCGTATTAACCTTCAATATAAAAATCTATCAAACCTAACCAATAAAGCAACTGCTCATGAGTAA
- a CDS encoding GntR family transcriptional regulator, with the protein MQFRESSAIYLQIAEYVCERVLLKEWKSEERIPAVRELAMQLEVNPNTVMRTYEFLQQQNIIYNQRGIGYFVSADAINNAMQYKKTEFMDKELPAVFRNMYMLGMDVEELRPQFEKFKKQYLS; encoded by the coding sequence ATGCAATTCCGAGAATCAAGCGCGATATACTTACAAATTGCCGAATACGTATGTGAGCGTGTGTTGCTCAAAGAATGGAAGTCCGAGGAGCGTATTCCGGCTGTGCGGGAACTGGCTATGCAACTGGAGGTGAATCCGAATACAGTAATGCGTACCTATGAGTTTCTGCAGCAACAAAACATCATTTATAACCAGCGGGGGATTGGCTATTTCGTATCGGCCGATGCTATCAACAACGCCATGCAATACAAGAAAACAGAGTTTATGGACAAAGAGTTGCCTGCCGTTTTCCGCAATATGTACATGCTGGGCATGGATGTAGAAGAGTTGAGACCCCAATTTGAAAAGTTCAAGAAACAATACCTCAGCTAA
- a CDS encoding ATP-binding cassette domain-containing protein, with translation MVSIQNLHFSYKKKKVFDGLNLELKPGHIYGLLGKNGMGKSTLLCNMAGLLFPKEGVVRVNEFNPAERQAEFLQGIYMVPEEFHLPNISIEAFLDGYAPFYPQFNNQQFQQYLHIFDIPRDSTLQHMSYGQKKKVLISFALASNAKLLLMDEPTNGLDIMSKSQFRKVLAESINDERCIIVSTHQVKDLENLIDRVTIIEDGRILFDQTVEAIVQKLSFRYSFDDAEVKAAFYAEPSLRGSVIVAANTEGEEGKLDLELLYKAIVTNGITIQKLFNV, from the coding sequence ATGGTATCAATCCAAAACTTGCATTTCAGTTATAAAAAGAAAAAGGTGTTTGATGGGCTAAACCTGGAATTGAAGCCTGGACATATATATGGTTTGTTGGGAAAGAACGGCATGGGGAAGTCAACCTTGCTATGCAATATGGCTGGTTTGCTTTTTCCCAAAGAAGGGGTGGTGCGGGTGAATGAGTTTAACCCGGCTGAGCGCCAGGCGGAGTTTCTACAAGGTATATATATGGTACCTGAAGAGTTTCACCTGCCTAATATTAGCATCGAAGCTTTTTTAGACGGCTATGCGCCTTTTTATCCTCAGTTTAATAACCAGCAGTTTCAGCAATACCTGCACATTTTTGACATTCCCAGGGACAGTACGCTGCAGCATATGAGTTATGGTCAAAAAAAGAAAGTGCTGATCTCTTTTGCGTTGGCATCGAATGCCAAGTTGCTGTTGATGGATGAGCCTACCAATGGACTGGATATTATGAGTAAGAGCCAGTTTCGGAAAGTATTGGCAGAGTCTATTAATGATGAGCGCTGCATTATCGTTAGTACTCACCAAGTAAAGGATCTGGAAAATTTAATTGACAGGGTAACTATCATTGAAGATGGTCGCATCCTCTTTGATCAAACAGTAGAGGCTATCGTGCAAAAACTATCATTCCGCTATTCTTTTGATGATGCCGAGGTAAAGGCTGCTTTTTATGCTGAGCCCTCATTGCGAGGCAGTGTGATTGTAGCTGCAAATACGGAAGGCGAAGAAGGAAAGCTAGACCTGGAGCTGCTTTACAAAGCCATTGTAACCAATGGTATCACTATTCAAAAACTATTCAACGTATAA
- a CDS encoding malic enzyme-like NAD(P)-binding protein, producing MQNDLRKQQALEYHSKGKPGKIEVVPTKEAKTQRDLSLAYSPGVAEPCKEIAAQKENVYKYTAKGNLVAVISNGTAVLGLGDIGPEASKPVMEGKGVLFKIFADIDVFDIEVNEKDPEKFVQIVKALEPTFGGVNLEDIKAPECFYIEKALREQMSIPVMHDDQHGTAIISSAALLNALQIQKKKIDKVHFVVNGAGAAAMACINLYVSLGARPENFCVFDIKGPLHKDRDDLEEFKKRFANAKSDLTLDKALKDADVFLGLSVGNVVTGEMVKSMAKNPIVFAMANPDPEISWTDATSARKDIIMATGRSDFPNQVNNVLGFPYIFRGALDVRATQINEAMKLAAVHALADLAKTPVPDIVNLAYNEKTISFGPDYIIPKPLDPRLLATVAPAVAKAAMESGVAQRPITDWEGYSSDLNRRLGLDNQVIRVLGSRARRDPRRIVLPMPIMPRS from the coding sequence ATGCAAAACGACTTAAGAAAGCAACAGGCATTAGAATATCATTCGAAAGGAAAGCCGGGAAAAATTGAGGTAGTACCTACTAAAGAAGCCAAGACCCAGCGGGATTTATCCCTGGCCTACTCCCCTGGTGTAGCAGAGCCATGTAAAGAAATAGCAGCCCAGAAGGAAAATGTCTATAAATACACCGCCAAGGGCAATCTGGTGGCTGTTATCAGCAATGGTACAGCTGTGCTGGGTCTAGGCGATATTGGTCCTGAAGCCAGCAAGCCGGTAATGGAGGGCAAGGGCGTTTTGTTCAAAATATTTGCCGATATTGATGTATTTGATATTGAGGTCAATGAAAAAGACCCTGAAAAATTTGTGCAGATCGTAAAGGCGCTGGAGCCAACGTTTGGAGGGGTAAACCTGGAAGACATTAAGGCACCGGAATGCTTTTATATAGAAAAGGCATTGCGCGAGCAAATGTCTATTCCTGTCATGCACGACGATCAGCACGGCACAGCTATCATTTCTTCAGCCGCCTTATTGAATGCCCTTCAAATTCAAAAGAAGAAGATCGATAAGGTACATTTTGTGGTGAATGGTGCCGGTGCAGCCGCTATGGCCTGTATTAATCTTTATGTATCATTAGGTGCCCGTCCGGAAAACTTCTGCGTGTTTGATATAAAGGGGCCTTTACATAAAGACCGAGACGACCTGGAAGAATTTAAAAAACGCTTTGCCAACGCCAAGTCCGACTTAACGCTAGATAAGGCGCTGAAAGACGCCGACGTATTCCTGGGTCTGAGCGTGGGCAATGTGGTAACAGGCGAGATGGTGAAAAGCATGGCCAAGAACCCTATCGTGTTTGCCATGGCTAACCCTGATCCGGAAATTAGCTGGACAGATGCTACGTCTGCACGCAAAGACATTATTATGGCTACTGGCCGTAGCGACTTCCCTAACCAGGTAAACAACGTACTGGGCTTCCCTTACATTTTCCGTGGTGCCCTGGATGTACGTGCTACGCAGATCAATGAAGCCATGAAACTGGCTGCTGTACACGCCTTGGCCGACTTAGCAAAGACGCCCGTACCCGATATCGTAAACCTGGCTTATAATGAAAAGACCATCAGTTTTGGTCCCGACTATATTATTCCTAAACCTTTAGATCCTCGCTTGCTGGCTACGGTAGCTCCTGCTGTGGCAAAAGCAGCCATGGAAAGCGGTGTAGCACAACGCCCCATTACTGATTGGGAAGGTTATTCAAGTGACCTGAACAGACGCCTTGGTTTAGACAACCAGGTGATCCGTGTGTTAGGTAGCCGCGCCCGCCGCGATCCCCGTCGTATTGTGTTGCCGATGCCGATAATGCCAAGATCCTGA
- a CDS encoding phosphate acyltransferase, which translates to MGYPILLGDEAKIRTIAAANGIDIEGLPILDPRSDSMEEQRNTYGELFFKKRQRKGFNWYESRKVMKDRNYFGCMMVETGDADCMISGLSKNYPSTVRPAIHCIGMEEGTKRIAGMYLMLTKRGPLFLADTTVNFHPTAEELAEITLLVAKEVRHFNLQPRIAMLSYSNFGSSDSPEAQLVAKARAIVKERMPSLVVDGEMQASVALNNDILKENYPFSELVDKEVNTLIFPNLAAGNVAYNLLKEVGSADAIGPILLGLKKPVHILQLGSSVRNIVNMATIAVVDAQLKSQKATEEAMRRSSWWKRLKRSNKEEARNNI; encoded by the coding sequence ATTGGCTATCCTATCTTATTAGGAGATGAAGCCAAGATCCGCACCATTGCTGCTGCAAATGGTATCGATATCGAAGGCTTGCCCATTCTGGATCCACGCAGTGACAGCATGGAGGAGCAACGAAACACGTATGGCGAGCTGTTCTTTAAAAAGCGTCAACGTAAAGGCTTTAACTGGTACGAATCGCGCAAGGTGATGAAAGACCGCAACTACTTTGGTTGTATGATGGTAGAAACCGGCGATGCTGATTGTATGATCTCTGGTCTTTCAAAAAACTATCCTAGCACTGTTCGTCCTGCCATTCATTGTATTGGTATGGAAGAAGGCACCAAGCGAATAGCTGGCATGTACCTAATGCTGACTAAGAGAGGCCCACTCTTCCTGGCAGATACAACGGTTAACTTTCACCCTACAGCAGAAGAATTGGCAGAGATCACCTTATTAGTTGCAAAGGAGGTACGCCACTTCAACTTGCAGCCACGGATAGCTATGTTGAGCTATTCCAACTTTGGTAGTTCTGATTCTCCAGAGGCACAACTGGTTGCCAAGGCCCGCGCTATTGTAAAAGAGCGCATGCCTTCCCTGGTCGTTGATGGTGAAATGCAAGCCAGTGTAGCCTTAAACAACGACATTTTGAAGGAAAACTATCCCTTTAGCGAACTCGTAGATAAAGAGGTAAATACACTGATCTTCCCTAACCTGGCAGCTGGTAACGTAGCTTATAACCTGCTGAAGGAAGTAGGATCGGCTGATGCCATTGGCCCGATTTTATTAGGACTTAAGAAACCAGTGCATATCTTACAACTAGGAAGCTCTGTACGGAACATTGTAAATATGGCAACAATTGCGGTTGTAGATGCTCAGTTGAAAAGCCAAAAAGCAACAGAAGAGGCTATGCGTCGCTCTTCCTGGTGGAAGAGACTGAAAAGATCAAATAAAGAAGAAGCACGAAATAACATATGA
- a CDS encoding MlaE family ABC transporter permease, with amino-acid sequence MMTFLDEAGRYLLMLRTMFSKPENGKMYWKEFMHQCSEIGIGSLGIVVIISVFIGAVSAVQTAYQMTTPLIPRETISMIVRDTVILEFAPTLVCIVLAGVVGSKIAGELGNMRVSEQIDALEIMGINTKTYLVLPKILAAVIVIPMLVVISMILGIWGGRLASTMSGIISAETFDKGLLMAFIPYNVFFAIVKGYTFAFIISSIPAFYGYYVKGGALEIGRASTKAVVVSCIAILFADYILSALLL; translated from the coding sequence ATGATGACATTTCTAGATGAAGCCGGTCGTTACCTTTTGATGCTGAGAACCATGTTTTCCAAGCCTGAAAACGGGAAAATGTATTGGAAAGAATTTATGCATCAGTGCTCTGAAATTGGTATTGGCTCTCTAGGAATTGTGGTTATTATCTCCGTTTTCATTGGTGCCGTATCGGCTGTACAAACTGCTTACCAGATGACCACTCCTTTGATTCCAAGGGAGACCATCTCTATGATTGTACGCGATACGGTAATCCTTGAATTTGCTCCTACCCTAGTTTGTATAGTATTAGCTGGTGTGGTAGGCAGTAAAATTGCTGGTGAATTGGGAAACATGCGGGTATCAGAACAAATTGACGCGCTGGAGATCATGGGAATCAATACCAAGACCTACCTGGTATTACCCAAAATATTAGCGGCTGTTATTGTTATCCCTATGCTGGTTGTTATTTCAATGATCCTGGGTATTTGGGGTGGCCGCCTGGCATCTACTATGTCCGGTATCATTTCGGCAGAAACCTTTGACAAAGGCTTGCTCATGGCCTTTATACCATACAATGTTTTCTTTGCCATTGTAAAAGGCTACACATTTGCCTTTATCATTTCCAGCATACCTGCTTTTTATGGTTATTATGTAAAAGGGGGCGCCCTGGAAATTGGACGCGCCAGCACTAAGGCAGTAGTGGTTAGTTGTATCGCTATCCTGTTTGCCGACTATATTCTATCCGCTTTACTCTTATAA
- a CDS encoding ABC transporter ATP-binding protein has protein sequence MIEVRNLRKGFENKTVLNGVDAAMQTGKCNLIIGSSGSGKTVLMKCIVGLFQPDEGDVMYDGQNFTKMTVEEKKEIRKQIGMLFQGSALFSSMTVEENIIFPLDMFTKQTRKEKLNRVNEVLERVNLEGANKKFPAELSGGMMKRVGIARAIVLNPKYLFVDEPNSGLDPQTSGLIDKLIQEITEEYNITTVINTHDMNSVMEIGDNIIYMYQGEKEWEGNSKDIIFSKNERLNDFIFASKFLKDAKDMRMLEETGMVPENRDIEEIINNAEEPLIPPSDNEETPNPPVQ, from the coding sequence ATGATTGAAGTTAGAAACCTACGTAAAGGCTTTGAAAATAAGACGGTATTAAATGGAGTGGATGCTGCCATGCAAACGGGCAAGTGTAACCTCATTATTGGCAGTAGTGGTAGTGGCAAAACGGTCTTAATGAAATGCATTGTAGGCCTATTTCAACCTGACGAAGGCGATGTTATGTATGATGGTCAGAACTTTACCAAAATGACGGTGGAGGAGAAAAAGGAAATCCGCAAACAAATTGGCATGCTATTCCAGGGCTCTGCCCTATTTAGCAGTATGACGGTAGAGGAGAATATCATTTTCCCACTAGACATGTTTACCAAACAAACACGTAAGGAAAAACTAAACCGGGTAAATGAAGTACTGGAGCGTGTGAATCTGGAAGGTGCCAATAAAAAGTTCCCCGCTGAATTATCGGGCGGTATGATGAAACGCGTGGGCATTGCACGTGCTATTGTACTCAATCCCAAATATCTCTTTGTAGACGAGCCTAACTCTGGCCTGGACCCACAAACCTCTGGACTGATTGACAAGTTGATCCAGGAAATTACCGAGGAATATAATATCACCACCGTTATCAACACACACGACATGAACAGTGTGATGGAGATCGGTGATAATATTATTTACATGTACCAGGGAGAAAAAGAATGGGAAGGCAATAGCAAAGACATCATTTTTAGTAAGAACGAACGCCTTAACGACTTCATTTTTGCCTCCAAATTCCTCAAGGACGCCAAAGACATGCGTATGCTGGAAGAGACAGGTATGGTACCTGAAAACCGCGACATTGAAGAGATCATAAATAATGCAGAGGAGCCACTTATTCCGCCTTCTGATAATGAGGAAACGCCCAACCCTCCTGTTCAATAA